One stretch of Clavibacter californiensis DNA includes these proteins:
- a CDS encoding YidC/Oxa1 family membrane protein insertase, whose amino-acid sequence MDPTSIAPVRAVLDGLSQLVVGLADLIQPLAGASVTGVAVILLTLGVRALLVPVGVAQVRAEIQRRRIAPALAELRRRHAGKPEQLSRATQELYAREGASPLAGCLPTLAQAPVLAAVYALFAHARIGGEANALLAAPFAGIPLGSSALSAAAMGVTPLVVAVVVLGLLSVVIEVRRRADLRFQGPPAPVDPALPGMAGMTVMMRVLPFVTVVFAGIAPLAAALYLLSSAVWTLLERATLRRLLGRVPSRGTAPA is encoded by the coding sequence GTGGACCCCACATCGATCGCCCCCGTCCGAGCCGTGCTCGACGGACTGTCCCAGCTCGTCGTCGGCCTCGCCGACCTGATCCAGCCGCTCGCCGGCGCCTCCGTGACCGGCGTGGCCGTCATCCTCCTGACCCTCGGCGTGCGGGCCCTGCTCGTGCCCGTCGGCGTCGCGCAGGTGCGCGCCGAGATCCAGCGCCGCCGGATCGCCCCCGCGCTCGCCGAGCTCCGGCGCCGTCATGCCGGGAAGCCCGAGCAGCTGTCCCGCGCGACGCAGGAGCTGTACGCGCGCGAGGGCGCGTCGCCGCTCGCCGGCTGCCTGCCGACGCTCGCGCAGGCGCCCGTGCTCGCCGCCGTCTACGCCCTGTTCGCCCACGCGCGGATCGGCGGCGAGGCCAACGCGCTGCTGGCGGCGCCCTTCGCGGGGATCCCGCTGGGGTCGAGCGCGCTCTCGGCGGCAGCCATGGGCGTCACCCCGCTCGTCGTCGCGGTCGTCGTGCTCGGGCTGCTCTCCGTGGTGATCGAGGTCCGCCGCCGCGCCGACCTCCGGTTCCAGGGACCGCCCGCACCCGTCGACCCGGCGCTCCCCGGCATGGCGGGAATGACCGTGATGATGCGGGTGCTGCCGTTCGTCACGGTCGTCTTCGCCGGGATCGCCCCGCTCGCCGCGGCCCTGTACCTGCTGTCGAGCGCCGTGTGGACGCTCCTCGAGCGCGCGACGCTGCGGCGCCTGCTCGGCCGGGTGCCCTCCCGCGGGACGGCGCCCGCATGA
- a CDS encoding DUF6412 domain-containing protein, which translates to MPIFLEALGRVLALVGDVVLGGAGVTPAILLAALLGAASVAAAIALVRIAAARGLIGSAAPPLGPDEDVDLPVLVSSSDPDADGHERSRAPGRRMQVVVPAPLPAA; encoded by the coding sequence ATGCCCATCTTCCTGGAGGCCCTCGGCCGCGTACTCGCCCTCGTGGGCGACGTCGTTCTGGGCGGCGCGGGCGTCACGCCCGCGATCCTCCTCGCGGCCCTCCTCGGTGCCGCCTCCGTGGCCGCCGCGATCGCACTCGTGCGCATCGCCGCCGCGCGCGGGCTCATCGGATCCGCCGCGCCGCCGCTCGGCCCGGACGAGGACGTCGACCTCCCGGTGCTCGTCTCCTCGAGCGACCCGGACGCGGACGGGCACGAGCGCTCCCGGGCACCGGGCCGCCGGATGCAGGTCGTCGTGCCTGCGCCGCTCCCGGCCGCCTGA